The following are encoded in a window of Kitasatospora sp. NBC_01250 genomic DNA:
- a CDS encoding PP2C family protein-serine/threonine phosphatase, protein MGDRRPTGAAGPSGGMSGVPASGTGSGAGHGGSGGAAGGAGGAGTRQGAGAPEPAGSPGGAEGPQPTGRRLAALLDLPGLAAPQPQAVHGGDPSYGPSAPDGATARMPGGGPAEEPAQRLDLLPAPERLAALDLLHRHTERLARARGLAATLTTLLDSGAELLGADRALLVPVARESGENHLPFDRAAVTGPAGAPALDAAADLATDPATGRPVEPVGAVHGLAGAGWQDHAGHGPMVGLRLDHAAIGALETVPVEHGPFAGLLRSGARPRQLLHADLAAEPGLVPRFREVAAGLGLAACFALPLATDAEGPLAAAVWFYPEPRQPTDLQQELARRFTAFAAPLLAGRLAAERGQRATEALRRGLLPDHLPYLPGLRLAVRWLPAGLEHSAGSDWYDAITLPDGSVGLTVGSVSGDGPGAGPASATAAASAMGRIRAALRAYAVLEGEDPVSVLGDLELLLKTTEPARTATAVYACLDPQERRITLAGAGHCPPVLVTRYGANFVETSLSAPLGMLSCWEAPGVELNVERGDLLLLYTEGLARRLGPTLHAGQARLRKAAADAPRELRHDPDALCAHLVGHCLGTAPEAVETTDDLVLLAARFD, encoded by the coding sequence GGCGCCGGTGGCGCCGGCACGCGGCAGGGTGCAGGCGCACCGGAGCCGGCCGGGAGCCCGGGCGGTGCCGAGGGCCCGCAACCGACGGGCCGGCGGCTGGCCGCCCTGCTCGACCTGCCGGGGCTCGCCGCGCCCCAGCCGCAGGCGGTGCACGGCGGCGACCCGTCGTACGGGCCCTCGGCGCCGGACGGCGCGACGGCCCGCATGCCGGGCGGCGGACCGGCCGAGGAGCCGGCGCAGCGCCTGGACCTGCTGCCCGCGCCGGAGCGCCTGGCGGCGCTCGACCTGCTGCACCGGCACACCGAGCGCCTGGCCCGGGCCCGCGGCCTGGCCGCCACGCTGACCACCCTGCTCGACTCGGGCGCCGAACTGCTCGGCGCGGACCGCGCGTTGCTCGTCCCGGTGGCCCGGGAGAGCGGCGAGAACCACCTGCCGTTCGACCGGGCCGCGGTCACCGGCCCGGCCGGTGCCCCGGCCCTGGACGCAGCCGCCGACCTGGCCACCGATCCGGCCACCGGGCGCCCGGTCGAGCCGGTCGGCGCCGTCCACGGCCTGGCCGGCGCCGGCTGGCAGGACCACGCCGGCCACGGCCCGATGGTCGGCCTGCGGCTGGACCACGCCGCGATCGGCGCGCTGGAGACGGTGCCCGTCGAGCACGGCCCGTTCGCCGGCCTGCTGCGCTCCGGCGCCCGGCCGCGCCAGCTGCTGCACGCCGACCTGGCGGCCGAGCCGGGCCTGGTCCCCCGGTTCCGCGAGGTGGCCGCCGGCCTGGGCCTGGCCGCCTGCTTCGCGCTGCCGCTGGCCACCGACGCCGAGGGGCCGCTCGCCGCCGCCGTCTGGTTCTATCCCGAGCCACGCCAACCCACCGATCTGCAGCAGGAGTTGGCCCGCCGCTTCACCGCCTTCGCGGCCCCGCTGCTGGCCGGCCGGCTGGCCGCCGAGCGTGGCCAGCGGGCCACCGAGGCGCTGCGCCGCGGCCTGCTGCCCGACCACCTGCCCTACCTGCCCGGGCTGCGGCTGGCCGTCCGCTGGCTGCCGGCCGGGCTGGAGCACTCCGCGGGCAGCGACTGGTACGACGCCATCACGCTGCCGGACGGCTCGGTCGGGCTGACCGTCGGCTCGGTCTCCGGCGACGGGCCGGGCGCCGGTCCGGCCTCGGCCACCGCGGCCGCCAGCGCGATGGGCCGGATCCGGGCCGCGCTGCGCGCCTACGCCGTGCTGGAGGGCGAGGACCCGGTCTCCGTCCTCGGCGACCTGGAACTGCTGCTCAAGACCACCGAGCCGGCCCGCACCGCCACCGCCGTCTACGCCTGCCTGGACCCGCAGGAGCGCCGGATCACCCTGGCCGGCGCCGGGCACTGCCCCCCGGTGCTGGTCACCCGCTACGGCGCCAACTTCGTCGAGACCTCGCTCTCCGCCCCGCTCGGCATGCTCAGCTGCTGGGAGGCCCCGGGGGTGGAGCTGAACGTCGAGCGCGGCGACCTGCTGCTGCTCTACACCGAGGGCCTGGCCCGCCGTCTGGGCCCCACCCTGCACGCCGGCCAGGCCCGCCTGCGCAAGGCCGCCGCCGACGCCCCGCGCGAGCTGCGGCACGACCCCGACGCGCTCTGCGCCCACCTGGTGGGCCACTGCCTGGGCACGGCACCCGAGGCGGTGGAGACGACCGACGACCTGGTGCTGCTGGCGGCGCGGTTCGACTAG